A DNA window from Candidatus Zixiibacteriota bacterium contains the following coding sequences:
- a CDS encoding MotA/TolQ/ExbB proton channel family protein, translating to MKQGLFVTIVLVVSLATGIIIWTQLPAYLREGGPLVALLIALAVMLVAFILERLLTLRKARGNTSIQAFFKRVVDSLKTEDYKSALAACDKQRGSCANVLRAGVERYTQVKDDRTLNTDKRIEETQRAIEEANALEVPLLERNLIALSTIASIATMVGLLGTTIGMIRAFKATGHAAGGVIDATQLATGISEALVNTAGGLFNAIVGIVAYNFFVNKVDSFNYTIDEASYEVVQLLKSREARSTGA from the coding sequence GTGAAGCAGGGTCTGTTCGTGACCATCGTGCTCGTGGTGTCCTTGGCCACGGGGATCATCATCTGGACGCAACTCCCCGCCTACCTGCGGGAGGGCGGTCCCCTCGTCGCGCTGCTGATCGCGCTGGCCGTCATGCTGGTGGCGTTCATTCTGGAGCGGCTGCTGACGTTGCGCAAGGCGCGCGGCAATACCTCCATTCAGGCATTCTTCAAGAGGGTCGTCGACTCGCTCAAGACCGAAGACTACAAGAGCGCGTTGGCCGCCTGCGACAAGCAGCGCGGGTCGTGCGCCAATGTGCTGCGGGCGGGGGTCGAGCGCTACACGCAGGTGAAGGACGACCGGACTCTGAACACCGACAAGCGCATCGAGGAGACACAGCGGGCCATCGAAGAAGCCAACGCCCTCGAGGTGCCGCTGTTGGAGCGCAACCTGATCGCCTTGTCCACGATCGCTTCCATCGCCACGATGGTCGGACTGCTGGGAACGACCATCGGTATGATCCGGGCCTTCAAGGCGACCGGCCACGCCGCCGGCGGCGTCATCGACGCCACCCAGTTGGCGACCGGTATCTCGGAGGCGCTGGTCAACACCGCCGGCGGCCTCTTCAATGCCATCGTCGGCATCGTCGCCTACAACTTCTTTGTCAACAAGGTCGACAGCTTCAACTACACGATTGATGAGGCCTCTTATGAGGTCGTGCAACTGCTCAAGTCGCGCGAAGCGCGGTCCACAGGGGCCTGA